In Lacrimispora indolis DSM 755, a genomic segment contains:
- a CDS encoding ABC transporter ATP-binding protein — protein MKRYWKYIRPYLGAFILGPLLMLTEVLGEIMLPKLTSMIINNGVAGRDMGYILSMGGRMLVIALFMAAGGIGGSYFSSKASICFSTDLRRDVFHKVQQFSFKNIDDFSTGSLVTRLTNDIQQIQNVVMLSLRLMFRAPGMLIGGLIMAYLMNRQLMVILLAVVPILVLAIFIILKIAFPRFEVMQKKIDRLNSGVQEALTNVRVIKSFVREDYEEKKFQATNLDLKEGSLSAMRIVIVSLPVMTLAMNITTLAVVWYGGNLIIGGNMPVGDLTAFTTYIVQILMSLMLLSMVFLQASRAMASLRRVREVLDTEIDLTDDHAAEKSAQVTRGRVEFKNVSFQYVKGRSKNVLKHIDFTAEPGETIGIIGSTGSGKTSLVQMIPRLYDADEGQVLVDGIDVKDYSIRNLRKGVGMVLQKNVLFSGTIEENLRWGDENATMEEVVLMAESAQADGFVSSFTDGYDTDLGQGGSNVSGGQKQRLCIARALLKKPKILILDDSTSAVDTATEARIRQCFQTTLKDTTKFIIAQRIGSVENADKIIVLDDGQIVGMGSHEALLESCEAYQEIYYSQREREEEAGA, from the coding sequence TTGAAACGATATTGGAAATATATCAGACCGTATCTGGGAGCCTTTATCCTTGGCCCGCTCCTGATGCTCACAGAGGTTTTAGGAGAAATCATGCTTCCCAAGCTGACCTCCATGATCATTAACAACGGAGTTGCAGGAAGAGACATGGGATACATTTTAAGTATGGGCGGGAGAATGCTGGTTATCGCCCTTTTCATGGCAGCAGGAGGGATCGGAGGCTCTTATTTTTCTTCCAAGGCTTCTATTTGCTTCAGTACGGACTTAAGAAGGGATGTTTTTCATAAGGTTCAGCAGTTTTCCTTTAAAAACATCGATGATTTCAGCACAGGCTCCCTGGTCACCAGGCTGACCAACGATATCCAGCAGATTCAGAATGTGGTGATGCTGAGCCTGCGTCTGATGTTCCGTGCACCGGGAATGCTGATCGGAGGCCTTATTATGGCCTATCTCATGAACCGGCAGCTGATGGTGATATTGCTGGCAGTGGTCCCCATACTGGTTCTGGCCATATTCATTATTCTAAAAATAGCATTTCCCCGTTTTGAGGTTATGCAAAAGAAGATCGACCGCTTAAACTCCGGAGTGCAGGAAGCGTTGACAAATGTGCGGGTGATCAAGTCCTTTGTCAGGGAAGATTATGAAGAAAAGAAGTTTCAGGCCACAAATCTGGATTTAAAGGAAGGCAGCTTAAGTGCTATGAGGATCGTCATAGTAAGTTTGCCTGTGATGACCCTTGCCATGAATATCACCACTCTTGCCGTGGTTTGGTACGGAGGAAATCTGATCATAGGCGGAAACATGCCGGTAGGTGATCTTACGGCATTTACCACTTATATTGTCCAGATTCTCATGTCTTTGATGCTCTTATCCATGGTATTTTTACAGGCCTCCCGTGCTATGGCCTCTTTGAGGCGTGTGAGAGAAGTTCTGGATACAGAAATTGATCTGACCGATGACCATGCGGCGGAAAAATCTGCCCAGGTCACAAGGGGAAGGGTGGAATTTAAGAATGTTTCCTTCCAGTATGTAAAGGGAAGGTCGAAAAATGTTTTAAAACACATTGATTTTACGGCGGAGCCTGGAGAGACCATTGGAATCATCGGTTCAACTGGAAGCGGAAAGACGTCTCTTGTGCAGATGATTCCCCGCCTTTATGATGCGGACGAGGGACAGGTCCTGGTGGATGGCATTGATGTAAAGGATTATTCCATCAGAAACCTCCGAAAGGGCGTTGGAATGGTTCTGCAGAAAAATGTTCTTTTTTCCGGGACCATTGAAGAAAATCTTCGATGGGGAGATGAAAACGCCACCATGGAAGAGGTGGTGCTCATGGCGGAAAGCGCCCAGGCCGACGGCTTTGTCTCCAGTTTTACGGACGGGTATGACACGGATCTGGGCCAGGGCGGCTCCAATGTATCCGGCGGCCAGAAGCAAAGGCTTTGTATTGCCAGGGCTCTTTTAAAGAAACCGAAAATACTGATCCTGGATGACAGCACCTCTGCCGTAGACACGGCAACGGAAGCCCGTATCCGCCAATGTTTTCAGACGACTTTAAAGGACACCACCAAATTCATCATTGCTCAGAGGATCGGTTCCGTAGAAAATGCGGATAAGATCATCGTGCTTGATGACGGACAGATCGTAGGCATGGGATCCCATGAAGCGCTGCTGGAGTCCTGTGAAGCTTATCAGGAAATTTATTATTCCCAGAGAGAACGGGAAGAGGAGGCAGGTGCATGA